The Winogradskyella schleiferi genome contains the following window.
TCCGTTTTAGTCCATGGATCGCAAGAGTATTGGTTGTATATAATATGGCACTTACAGGATTTTCTGAAATCAGTAGTTCATCAACTTTAGCATTGATGTCATCAACTAGATTTGAAAATTTTACTTTTTTAATGTAATTGTCATGTGTTTCCAATCCCTTATTTTCAATCGCTTCTCTATAACCCCTAATTCTTTCCTTCATGTGGTGCAATTCACTTTCATAAGCAATGAGGCCAATAGCATTGTGGCCGGATGCAAGCAATTTTTTTGTAGCATCAAAAGTGGCCTTATGATTATTGATTGCTACATAATTGGTATCTATTTCGGGAAAATAACGATCAATCAATACAAACGGGATATTTTGTTTTTTTAGTGACTTGATCTGTTCTTGGGTATTTTCTGCTGGCGCAATAATAAAACCATCTACCTGACGATTTACTAAAAAAGTGATCAAGTCTGATGATTTGGTTTCATTCTCATCAGAGCTTCCAAAGACTACCGTATAATTATGCTTTTTAGCCTCATCCTCAATTATTCTTGCAATATTGGCGAAAAACGGATTGGATATGTCCGCAACTATTAACCCAATGGTGTAGGATTTTCCGCTTTGCAAACTTTTGGCAATTTGATTGGGACGGTAATTAAGTGCTTTTGCAATTTTTTTTATTTTCTCAGAAACCTTAGGGCTTATACCGCTATCACTAC
Protein-coding sequences here:
- a CDS encoding LacI family DNA-binding transcriptional regulator, encoding MAKKILLKDIAKKANVSVATVSYVLSKGSDSGISPKVSEKIKKIAKALNYRPNQIAKSLQSGKSYTIGLIVADISNPFFANIARIIEDEAKKHNYTVVFGSSDENETKSSDLITFLVNRQVDGFIIAPAENTQEQIKSLKKQNIPFVLIDRYFPEIDTNYVAINNHKATFDATKKLLASGHNAIGLIAYESELHHMKERIRGYREAIENKGLETHDNYIKKVKFSNLVDDINAKVDELLISENPVSAILYTTNTLAIHGLKRIDALKLKVPKDVSVIVFDAAEAFDFYYCPLTYVKQPLMEIGKNAVTILLDQIANPNHELSKMTLETTLVNRESSN